From a single Xyrauchen texanus isolate HMW12.3.18 chromosome 26, RBS_HiC_50CHRs, whole genome shotgun sequence genomic region:
- the stard3 gene encoding stAR-related lipid transfer protein 3 isoform X2 has protein sequence MQSGVDYSELGGSLPAIASLNASYSQASLSLPSPYYRPLPPGERKAFSDINTSIWTSLETEVVKYKFKSSFFDIFILAVFRFLCLQLGYAAFRLRHWWVIAITTLVTTTFLIAKVILSDLFNQNAFGYVLPITSFVVAWLETWFLDFKVLTQEAEDERVYLAAVNAACERAPIICPRAVSDGQFYSPPESLAGSEEDLDEEGLGRRAVTEQEKEFVRQGREAMAVVEQILTQEENWKLEKRSDVGDAVHTLEIPFHGKTFILKALLQCTAELVYQEVILQPEKMVQWNRTVSVCQILQRVDDNTLVSYDVSAGAAGGVVSPRDFVNVRRVERRRDCYISAGMATSHSYKPPNSRYVRGENGPGGFVVLKSSGNPSICTFIWVLNTDLKGRLPRYLIHQSLAATMFEFMSHLRQRINEVHVSYR, from the exons ATGCAGAGTGGCGTGGACTACAGCGAGCTGGGCGGAAGTCTTCCTGCCATTGCCTCTCTGAACGCCTCATATTCCCAAGCGTCTCTGTCCCTGCCTTCCCCGTATTACCGCCCGTTGCCCCCAGGAGAGAGGAAAGCCTTCTCTGAT ATCAATACGAGTATATGGACTAGTCTTGAGACAGAGGTCGTTAAATATAAGTTCAAGTCATCtttctttgatattttt ATTTTAGCTGTGTTTCGGTTTCTGTGTTTGCAGCTTGGTTATGCCGCATTTCGACTGAGACACTGGTGGGTTATTGCG ATCACAACTCTGGTGACCACCACCTTTCTCATTGCAAAAGTCATCTTGTCAGAT ttgttTAATCAGAATGCATTTGGCTATGTTCTTCCCATCACCTCGTTTGTGGTGGCGTGGTTGGAAACCTGGTTCCTGGATTTCAAAGTCCTCACACAGGAAGCAGAGGATGAGAGAG TGTATCTGGCAGCAGTTAATGCAGCATGTGAGCGGGCACCCATCATATGCCCCAGAGCCGTGTCTGATGGCCAGTTTTACTCACCACCAGAGTCACTGGCAG GCTCTGAAGAAGACCTTGATGAAGAGGGTTTGGGCAGGAGAGCAGTAACAGAACAA GAAAAAGAGTTTGTAAGACAGGGACGGGAGGCGATGGCAGTGGTTGAACAGATATTGACACAAGAAGAGAACTGGAAGCTTGAGAAGCGTAGT GATGTTGGGGATGCAGTACATACACTGGAAATCCCGTTCCATGGAAAGACTTTTATTTTAAAG GCACTCTTGCAGTGTACAGCAGAGCTGGTGTATCAGGAGGTCATTCTGCAGCCAGAGAAGATGGTACAGTGGAACAGGACGGTGTCTGTCTGCCAG ATTTTGCAGAGAGTGGATGATAACACGCTGGTGTCGTATGATGTGTCTGCTGGAGCAGCTGGAGGTGTCGTATCTCCCAG GGACTTTGTGAATGTTCGTCGGGTGGAGCGCAGGCGAGACTGCTACATCTCTGCAGGAATGGCGACCAGTCACAGCTACAAACCACCTAACAGTCGCTACGTCAG aggGGAGAATGGTCCTGGTGGATTTGTTGTGTTAAAATCCAGCGGTAATCCTTCAATTTGTACCTTCATCTGGGTGCTTAATACAGACCTCAAG GGTCGCCTCCCCCGTTATCTCATCCACCAATCACTGGCGGCCACCATGTTCGAGTTCATGTCTCATCTCAGGCAACGTATAAATGAAGTCCACGTCTCCTACCGGTGA
- the stard3 gene encoding stAR-related lipid transfer protein 3 isoform X1: protein MQSGVDYSELGGSLPAIASLNASYSQASLSLPSPYYRPLPPGERKAFSDVRRTFCLFVTFDLLFITLLWIIELNINTSIWTSLETEVVKYKFKSSFFDIFILAVFRFLCLQLGYAAFRLRHWWVIAITTLVTTTFLIAKVILSDLFNQNAFGYVLPITSFVVAWLETWFLDFKVLTQEAEDERVYLAAVNAACERAPIICPRAVSDGQFYSPPESLAGSEEDLDEEGLGRRAVTEQEKEFVRQGREAMAVVEQILTQEENWKLEKRSDVGDAVHTLEIPFHGKTFILKALLQCTAELVYQEVILQPEKMVQWNRTVSVCQILQRVDDNTLVSYDVSAGAAGGVVSPRDFVNVRRVERRRDCYISAGMATSHSYKPPNSRYVRGENGPGGFVVLKSSGNPSICTFIWVLNTDLKGRLPRYLIHQSLAATMFEFMSHLRQRINEVHVSYR from the exons ATGCAGAGTGGCGTGGACTACAGCGAGCTGGGCGGAAGTCTTCCTGCCATTGCCTCTCTGAACGCCTCATATTCCCAAGCGTCTCTGTCCCTGCCTTCCCCGTATTACCGCCCGTTGCCCCCAGGAGAGAGGAAAGCCTTCTCTGATGTACGCCGAACATTCTGCCTCTTTGTTACGTTCGATCTCCTCTTCATCACTTTGCTTTGGATCATTGAATTAAAT ATCAATACGAGTATATGGACTAGTCTTGAGACAGAGGTCGTTAAATATAAGTTCAAGTCATCtttctttgatattttt ATTTTAGCTGTGTTTCGGTTTCTGTGTTTGCAGCTTGGTTATGCCGCATTTCGACTGAGACACTGGTGGGTTATTGCG ATCACAACTCTGGTGACCACCACCTTTCTCATTGCAAAAGTCATCTTGTCAGAT ttgttTAATCAGAATGCATTTGGCTATGTTCTTCCCATCACCTCGTTTGTGGTGGCGTGGTTGGAAACCTGGTTCCTGGATTTCAAAGTCCTCACACAGGAAGCAGAGGATGAGAGAG TGTATCTGGCAGCAGTTAATGCAGCATGTGAGCGGGCACCCATCATATGCCCCAGAGCCGTGTCTGATGGCCAGTTTTACTCACCACCAGAGTCACTGGCAG GCTCTGAAGAAGACCTTGATGAAGAGGGTTTGGGCAGGAGAGCAGTAACAGAACAA GAAAAAGAGTTTGTAAGACAGGGACGGGAGGCGATGGCAGTGGTTGAACAGATATTGACACAAGAAGAGAACTGGAAGCTTGAGAAGCGTAGT GATGTTGGGGATGCAGTACATACACTGGAAATCCCGTTCCATGGAAAGACTTTTATTTTAAAG GCACTCTTGCAGTGTACAGCAGAGCTGGTGTATCAGGAGGTCATTCTGCAGCCAGAGAAGATGGTACAGTGGAACAGGACGGTGTCTGTCTGCCAG ATTTTGCAGAGAGTGGATGATAACACGCTGGTGTCGTATGATGTGTCTGCTGGAGCAGCTGGAGGTGTCGTATCTCCCAG GGACTTTGTGAATGTTCGTCGGGTGGAGCGCAGGCGAGACTGCTACATCTCTGCAGGAATGGCGACCAGTCACAGCTACAAACCACCTAACAGTCGCTACGTCAG aggGGAGAATGGTCCTGGTGGATTTGTTGTGTTAAAATCCAGCGGTAATCCTTCAATTTGTACCTTCATCTGGGTGCTTAATACAGACCTCAAG GGTCGCCTCCCCCGTTATCTCATCCACCAATCACTGGCGGCCACCATGTTCGAGTTCATGTCTCATCTCAGGCAACGTATAAATGAAGTCCACGTCTCCTACCGGTGA